GCGGCGTGCAGCGAGCCGGCGTGGGCGTTGAGCGCCTGGCGCGAGGCCAGGGTGGCAAACGGGCGCAAGATGGTGGCGCCGTCGAGCGCCGCGCACCAGGGGGCGGGCGCCAGCGGCGGCGGGTGCAGGTCCAGGGCCTGCAGGCTGTCGATGCCGCAGACGCCGCAGCCGGTGCGCCCGGCCAGGGTGCGCCGGCGGTCTTTGAGGCGCATGAAGTGGCGCGGCGCGATCTCCAGGTGCACGGCGTAGCTGGCGTCGGGCGTGCCCGGGGCGTGCGCCTGCAGCTGCAGGTCGCGGCAGTCGCCGGGCTGCTCGACGATGCCTTCGCTGAGCGCAAAGCCAATCGCAAAGTCTTCCAGGTCCTGCGGCGTGGCCATCATCACGGCGTGCGAGATGCCGTTGAACACGAGTGCCACCGGCACCTCGGCGGCCACGTCGCAGGCCAGTTCTGGCGCCTGCAGCTGCGCGCCCTGCCAGTGCTGCACCGCCACGCTCGACAGCGGTGCCCCCGCCGGCGCAGCGCCGGCCAGGCGGCAGGCCGCATCAGGTATTTCATTCATCCACATGCGCGCACCATACCAGCGCCTTGCACAGAGTTTGCTTTGGCGCAACAACTATGCGGCCTACCAGTCGGGTATCGGCGCGGCATCAGGTTCACGTCAGTCCGGTGTGCCTATGATCCGCGCCTTTTGCAAAAACCGGGGCCACGCCCTTGCGCGTAATCCCTGTAGCCCCAGCCCCGACATGCCACGAACATGCCGGGGCACATAACAAGCACCCACGATAGGAGGTTCCTTCATGGACATGAACCGCCGGCACTTCTTCCGCATGAGCGGAGCGGGCCTGGTGGGCTCAAGCCTGGTGGCGCTGGGCTTTTCGCCCGCCACCGCCTTGGCCGAAGTGCGCCAGTACAAACTGGCCGCCACCAA
This DNA window, taken from Acidovorax sp. HDW3, encodes the following:
- the fdhD gene encoding formate dehydrogenase accessory sulfurtransferase FdhD, which translates into the protein MNEIPDAACRLAGAAPAGAPLSSVAVQHWQGAQLQAPELACDVAAEVPVALVFNGISHAVMMATPQDLEDFAIGFALSEGIVEQPGDCRDLQLQAHAPGTPDASYAVHLEIAPRHFMRLKDRRRTLAGRTGCGVCGIDSLQALDLHPPPLAPAPWCAALDGATILRPFATLASRQALNAHAGSLHAAGWATPAGELTEVLEDVGRHNALDKLFGRLARSGRLGEPGFVVMTSRTSYELVRKSARLQVPVFATISAPTALALQLAREARMQLWALCRPPTALRYV